Part of the Planctomicrobium piriforme genome, GGATCAGTACCGCCGGAACTTGATTGAGGATTTGTCATTGGTCAATGGGCCATTGAAGAGACGCGAGACCTGAGGCTCGAGACTTGAGGAACAGGGAGCGAAGTTCGACTCTTCCCTCAGGTCTCAAGTCTCAAGCCTGACGCCTTATTGCTGGCTCTGGACACTCGACTCTGGACTCTGGACTTTTTTCCCGACTCATCCATTCAGCAGTTCGAGCAGCACGTTGTCGTGGGGGTAGGGGTGCCCGCGGTGTTGGCGGAAGCCTTCGCCGTAGGCGACTCCGAGTTCCGCGCCGCGGCGGGCGCTCCAGCGGCGGCAGGAATCGAGATATTCGTCCATGCCGTGCTGCCGTTTGAGCCAGTCGCGCTGGCTGGCATGGCAGGCGAGCATCTGCAGTTTCGTTTCGAACGTTTCGGAGATATCGACCACGAAATCGCTGGGGACCGGATTGCCGTACCAGTCGACCCCTTCAATCGGGTCCATGTAATACAGCGCCGGAATCTTCTTGGTGAGCGGGGCGGGATCCCATTGCTCGGTGTAGTAGTTGGGCACTGCGGCAGAGAAACAGGCGTCGCGGACCAGCCGGCTCGTCGCTTCGTGATCTCCCATGTAGTCGACAGGAGGGGCGGTCAAAACGATGTCAGGCTGGGCCTTCCGCAGCGCCTCGGTCACCTTCTTGCGGCTCTCGTCATTCACGTCGATGCACAGGTCGCGGAATTCCAGACACATGTAATGGACGCCCAGCAGTGAGGCGGCCTTGGCGCCCTCTTTTCGTCGCACGGCAGCGATCTCGTCGGGTCCGAGTTCGGCGCTCCCCTTGTCGCCGGGGCTCATGCTGGCCATGACGATTTCACAGCCCCGTTTCTTCAATAGGGCGAGCGTGCCGGCACAGAGGATTTCGATGTCATCGGGGTGAGCATGAATGGCCAGAATGCGGGGGGGAGCGCTCAACTGAAACGCCATACGGTCCTCAGATCCAATGCGAATGCGACGTGAATAAACGACTGACGGCAGTTTTCAATCGTCAGTTTTCAGTGATCAGTTCGAAATACCTGACTGACGCGATTCGAACTGAATACTGACGACTGAAAATTGAGAACTATTTGATAGAGGTGCGAACCAGTATTTCCGGTTCCTGGTCTCTCGTCGAGTGAGGAACCGCGGTTTTAGCGTCGACTCTGTCGAACGGCGCTCTATGATGCAGTCTGGTCGTTATTTCGTTCCAGAACTCCGCATTTGTTTGCCCGGTTTGCTCGTTTGTTGACTCGCCATGTCGCAGGAATCATTACAGCAGCACCGCTTTCATCCCCGGCAGTACGAACAGAACAAGTTCGTCTACCCGGTGGTGTCGCGGCGGAGCCATGGAATTTCCATCGGGGTGAACCTGAATCCGGACAAGGTCTGCAACTTCGATTGCATCTACTGTCAGGTCGACCGCCGCAGCGAGGCGGAAACGCGGTTCGTGGAAATGGACCGCCTGCTGGCCGAGATCGAACACATGCTCGCGTATGTGTCGTCCGGCGAGATCTACAACGAACTCCGCTTCGCGAGTGTTCCTCCTCAGTTGCGACGGCTCAATGACATTGCCTTCTCAGGTGACGGCGAGCCGACGACGTTTCGTAACTTCGACGAGATCATCGAACGAGTCGCTTCGATTAAACAGCGGTTCGGCCTCGATGACGTCAAGATGGTGTTGATCACCAATGCGAGCATGTTTCATCGCCCTCGCGTGAAAGGCGGCCTGGAGATTCT contains:
- a CDS encoding PIG-L deacetylase family protein, whose translation is MAFQLSAPPRILAIHAHPDDIEILCAGTLALLKKRGCEIVMASMSPGDKGSAELGPDEIAAVRRKEGAKAASLLGVHYMCLEFRDLCIDVNDESRKKVTEALRKAQPDIVLTAPPVDYMGDHEATSRLVRDACFSAAVPNYYTEQWDPAPLTKKIPALYYMDPIEGVDWYGNPVPSDFVVDISETFETKLQMLACHASQRDWLKRQHGMDEYLDSCRRWSARRGAELGVAYGEGFRQHRGHPYPHDNVLLELLNG
- a CDS encoding radical SAM protein — protein: MSQESLQQHRFHPRQYEQNKFVYPVVSRRSHGISIGVNLNPDKVCNFDCIYCQVDRRSEAETRFVEMDRLLAEIEHMLAYVSSGEIYNELRFASVPPQLRRLNDIAFSGDGEPTTFRNFDEIIERVASIKQRFGLDDVKMVLITNASMFHRPRVKGGLEILDRNNGEIWAKLDAGTDAYYHLIDRTKIPFQRILDNITDAAKVRPLVIQSLFMRVQGDAPEVAEIDAYISRLQEIVRNGGQLKLVQVYTVARPPAESFVSSLTNAEVDVIAERVVAETGIPSEAYYG